From Pseudodesulfovibrio nedwellii:
CGGTGCCTGGATTACCTTTGACCTTGCTGTGATCGCTCTTGGCGCTGGTGCTTTTTTCACCGGTCTGCTCAAGTATATCCTTAAGATCAAACAGCTTGAAAAAATCATTAACCTGACGGTCGTCGTCGGTTTCTGCTGTTATGCAGGTGCGATGCTGGTTCTGGTCCTTGATGTTGGTCAGCCGACCCGTGCATGGTTCGGTTACTGGCATCCTAACGTCCACTCCATGCTGACAGAAGTTATCTTCTGTATCACCTGTTACCTTACTGTTTTGATCATCGAGTTCGTCCCGTTGGTCTTGGAACAGAAGCAGCTGAACAAGATTCCCTTCATTCATGCACTGGCTCACAACATGCACGTTAACATGGCGTTGTTTGCCGGTATTGGTGCATTCTTGTCCACATTCCACCAAGGATCTTTGGGTGGTATGTATGGTGTCCTGATCGGTCGTCCTTACGCTTTCCGCGAAGGGTTCTTCATCTGGCCGTGGACTTTCTTCCTGTTCGTACTTTCCGCAGTTGGTTCTGGTCCGGTTTTTACCGTTCTGATTGCCACGCTCATGGAGAAGCTTACAGGTAAGAAATTGGTCGACTTTAAGACCAAGGCTTTGATGGGTAAGATTGCTGGTACGATGCTGTGTGTTTACATGTTCTTCAAGATTCTCGACACTTGGGCATGGGCTTATGGCTATCTGCCTACCGTCGGTTTGACCTTTGACGACATGTTCTACGGCGTTATCTACGGTAAGTGGTTGATGTTCTCTGAAATTGTGTTGTGTGGTGTTGTTCCGGCTATTATGTTGATTGTTCCGGCCATCCGTAATAATCCGACATTGCTGTACACCGCAGCCATTTTGGACTGCATTGGCGTGTCCCTGAACCGTTATCTCTTTACGGTCCAGACAATCGCTTTCCCGGTTATGCCATTTGACGAATGGCAAGTGTACTACCCGAACTGGGTTGAGTACGCCACGTCCATCATGATCATAGCTTTTGGCTTCTTGGTCCTGTCGTTCGTGTACCGCTACCTCCCTCTGTTTCCGCAAGAGCGTAAATTGAATTAGGGCGTAGCACCCATTACAAAAAATAGACCCGCTCTTCGTGAGCGGGTCTTTTTTTTGTGGTAGCCCCGGCTTTCGATAGCGGCGCGTCTCCGTCGTTTGGAAGGTTGAGTCTGGCCTCAC
This genomic window contains:
- the qrcD gene encoding menaquinone reductase integral membrane subunit QrcD, whose product is MDSKLFPEGVQRCSFGKFLIWIAVIMGVFLWGLYAAVLVLYNGIGTTGLDNYFGFGAWITFDLAVIALGAGAFFTGLLKYILKIKQLEKIINLTVVVGFCCYAGAMLVLVLDVGQPTRAWFGYWHPNVHSMLTEVIFCITCYLTVLIIEFVPLVLEQKQLNKIPFIHALAHNMHVNMALFAGIGAFLSTFHQGSLGGMYGVLIGRPYAFREGFFIWPWTFFLFVLSAVGSGPVFTVLIATLMEKLTGKKLVDFKTKALMGKIAGTMLCVYMFFKILDTWAWAYGYLPTVGLTFDDMFYGVIYGKWLMFSEIVLCGVVPAIMLIVPAIRNNPTLLYTAAILDCIGVSLNRYLFTVQTIAFPVMPFDEWQVYYPNWVEYATSIMIIAFGFLVLSFVYRYLPLFPQERKLN